The nucleotide sequence AGGTGAGttaagcatcccaggtctctcgggtcttcctgtccattacaaaccTGACTAGAGGCTCCATCATCTGATCCCCTGCACTCCTTacatacatgaaaggggcacatgAAGGATTGGAGGCAGCCTTCTCCTGGAGCCTTGGGCTGTTCCTGCCACCATCTTACCTGCaggagttcactcgctggctgctgactcttctcctccatctcctggatgatcctctcaagagaggagagtttcctggagagtctggccagctgctcatcccttctccctgcaatctccttctccacctcttccacgtgAGTCAGCAGACATTTTTCCTgttcttccagaaactggtgcagttgtctgaacttctccacaatcttcagcctctccgtttctgttaatttctgcaagAAAAGAGGAGGTCTGAGTGTGGAAGGTGCtcagccttcaaaacatcaggaagagaatTGTGAGAATTCCACAGGGAGGACACTTCTGATTTTTTGGAGAAATGAAACCTCCAGTGGCTAAAGAAGTAAACCTATATTTTGAGGGGAGGCCCTCTCCATTGCTATTTCTATTGACTTCTGTTTTGCAGAGGGCTACAGCCTAAAGGAAGGAGCATTTTTTCTAGCCACGGATGTAGGGTAAAGTacgtattaaaatatttatacaagGAGGTAGCTACCCTAACATCTGATTcgttttcagaataataaatgaataagcagacaaaatggaaaaatgagaaatgcagagaagctgaaatgggcaaatttcctcatccctcctcagtcctgacttgatttttcaaatgcttgttCCCTGTCTAGTAACAATAAAGACACTTacaaggaggtctttgctttccttgtccagggCTGCTTGATAGGCCAaaatttcccctctttctttcctcaGAATTTCCAGGTGGCTACAGATCTCTCCctaaagagaaaatgaaaaactcAGGTTTGATTGAGACAGAAAGAGACTTGATCGATATTATACTGGCTTCTTGCACCCAGTGGCCTTGCGAAGTAGTATACTGAAGGAAATAAAAGTCcataggttttcaaccttttctgGACCAACTAACTTCTTTTCCCTTTGACATTTGGGATGGGAGGAGATcctcaggccccccccccccgctgaaacCTCATTGCACAGGCCCCACACCACCCCCAGAATAAGCATGCTCCCCACCAGTAGGTGCTTCCACCCCcctcctaaatctgcttccaacagatacttggggggggggatcctgcaccatctggtcaattcctggcccccagccccccctcccccccagctgatcccttgctgctctctgctttgcagagcattgaggaggcatcctgctagccaaatgAGACATGTACTTAGTTGTGTATGTGCAATTTACATTTGTAGTGTTCTTAATaagtacaaagcaaccttgctgggggatgtggacgagattaaccctttctctccccaccatgGTCCCAGTTCAAATCTTTGAAGTTGCTGTAATTATACCAAGGAAAGATCCCTTTGTCACCccagcagagagaaagacttcaactccctcctcccagccatgccaggagccctcaggcttccccttggctgcttctaactTAATAAACAATGACTAATTAATGCTATGCCTaatttggatctgagaattaaaaagaagaatccaaagctttttctccccctcaagaTCCAGGGATCTCTTACCTTGTATTCCTCCAAAGCCTCCTTCAGAGGAATCACCTTGTGATTTTCATGTATCCTGGATCTGTCAcacaccacacagatgggggcttcatggactttgcagaagagcttgaggggctcctggtgctCCTCGCAgactcctccttttctttcttcttctttccttccttgaagGCTGAGATTCTTCATTAATTGTAAGAAGTTTGCCAGTTGCCGGTTGGGGATGAGATTATTTTGCTGGACTGTTTCTCTGCACTGAGGGCAGGAAACCTCTGCCTCCGATTCCCCCCAGCACTGGACCAAACaggaccggcagaagttgtgcccacactctgggatgatCACTGGATCCTTAAAATATTCTAGGCAGATGGAGCAAGTGGCTACATCAGAAAGATTCTGGACCAGATTCTGCTGCccagcagcagccatggctccCTCACGCCAAAGACCCGAGTTAAGTTTCACTTTCTCCGTTTTCAGCCCCCGGGAGCTTCCTTTCCTGGAAATGACTCAGTGATCacgtgaactttttttttttctttttctttaaatgtcCCCAGGTCTTTGCAGCTGTGAAATGTTTTCTCAAGGAGCAGCGAATGCTTCTTGATTGCTTCCCATGCT is from Podarcis muralis chromosome 2, rPodMur119.hap1.1, whole genome shotgun sequence and encodes:
- the LOC114592287 gene encoding zinc finger protein RFP-like, which codes for MAAAGQQNLVQNLSDVATCSICLEYFKDPVIIPECGHNFCRSCLVQCWGESEAEVSCPQCRETVQQNNLIPNRQLANFLQLMKNLSLQGRKEEERKGGVCEEHQEPLKLFCKVHEAPICVVCDRSRIHENHKVIPLKEALEEYKGEICSHLEILRKERGEILAYQAALDKESKDLLKLTETERLKIVEKFRQLHQFLEEQEKCLLTHVEEVEKEIAGRRDEQLARLSRKLSSLERIIQEMEEKSQQPASELLQDMRSTLERYEKRENREGEPLAFPPELRNRILESCDVNHFVEDAMKQWKDVQSFRNLQKANVTLDPDTAHPSLILSENQKSVRWGEKEQDLPNSPERFSSWPCVLGREGFTAGRHFWEVNVGSEEEWALGVTRKSVRRKGLFSFSPGGGIWALENWESGYWAFTSPDYSPLSLREKPRRIRVTLDYEGGRVSFSDADSGAKLYTFSAASFSGETLLPIFFLWGYQTYLSIS